One Glycine soja cultivar W05 chromosome 2, ASM419377v2, whole genome shotgun sequence genomic region harbors:
- the LOC114396089 gene encoding membrane protein of ER body-like protein isoform X3, producing the protein MEQEGHQWIVHPHEEEEEIMEDGALIRKQTVSHNKGNFITDELTFSSSSSSSSSSNGSEHSNGVCSVVTAPPDGYPVQKEEEVAEIGGVGENCNHVNGDIVDYAAVGLAQVAEFAGTETNGEAISGVVMSQNKNSVYFDEQQDDEVNGLNGVQNGDASVSVHLTNLGEREFDVQADQLVFQNSLCSEISDQCMKTVDNKLPSTTEISHLHNSSDIQATAITNFPEETSTKEAPILIEEIDEQLEEFDVEAVLAKQETHDLFCPNCRSCITKRVILKKRKRNTQKSGSKSKRDKPENTHNLDNEAKCDELRTRGSSQLLDSTAQPKAKQDVHANVTPEPDIVSPEPSADNNQPHGEPEVFRCLACLSFFIPSGKCLDMFRFDGASKSESARNPPIIPASNLQNPSIPQGSNANWLTSLFTWKKGGKTSDAPLEHSGAGSAEQRNSTLNSNDEPTSLEIGPSKGPLADTSDIKNVKSTSNIKHGHGGMNSLISSTNDLSSIQSGTKGAGDLMNGVQSDVQNSVDFLAEKQLLAGNQIFGKEEKKNASVDIIRTDNAEVMLSAATTTETIEREPEFLASTTVGSQVLKESPKDGDKTPEIVKNGYYYSLGQGAQSPLQSSGSAVLANGVASNKQNSGIDVILPSKPNIILLDNVKKEIEKGIHHPTGNENKGGDVILDVERGAFESTTSHTADNIPAEDAIITELQTQVQNGEQPRDEVGEPQGWEILKSIVYGGLVESITSLGIVSSAVSSGATPLNIIALGFANIIGGLFILGDNLIDLKKDNSGEDQMQTNAQNRYQESLGRRENFLLHAVVAVLSFLIFGAVPLVIYGLLINKNYHTEVKLATVAATSIVCIILLAIGKVYTSKAPKSYIKTVLYYVTLAISASGVSYIAGNLIKDFLEKLNQPESGFAITMPISDTSMGSAWMSY; encoded by the exons ATGGAACAAGAAGGACATCAATGGATAGTGCATCctcatgaagaagaagaagaaattatgGAAGATGGTGCTTTGATAAGAAAGCAAACTGTGTCACATAACAAGGGCAATTTTATTACAGATGAATTAACTttctcatcttcatcttcatcttcttcttctagcAATGGCAGTGAGCATAGTAATGGAGTTTGTTCAGTGGTCACAGCCCCCCCAGATGGATATCCTGTTCAGAAAGAGGAAGAAGTTGCAGAGATAGGAGGTGTTGGTGAAAATTGCAACCATGTTAATGGTGATATAGTAGATTATGCAGCTGTTGGGCTTGCACAAGTGGCAGAATTTGCAGGAACAGAAACAAATGGAGAGGCCATAAGTGGTGTTGTTATGTCACAGAATAAGAACAGTGTTTACTTTGATGAGCAACAAG ATGATGAAGTTAATGGACTTAATGGAGTTCAAAATGGTGATGCTTCTGTGTCTGTCCATCTAACAAATCTAGGGGAGAGAGAATTTGATGTACAAGCAGATCAGCTAGTTTTTCAAAATAGTCTATGCAGTGAAATCAGTGATCAATGTATGAAAACCGTGGACAACAAGCTCCCTTCCACTACAGAAATATCCCATTTACATAATTCATCTGACATACAAGCTACAGCTATTACAAATTTTCCTGAAGAAACAAGTACAAAGGAAGCTCCTATCCTGATAGAAGAGATTGATGAGCAACTGGAAGAATTCGATGTTGAGGCAGTATTGGCAAAACAAGAGACGCATGACTTGTTTTGTCCTAACTGCCGTTCTTGCATTACTAAAAGGGTTAtcctcaaaaaaagaaaaaggaacacTCAAAAATCAGGCAGCAAATCCAAGCGTGATAAGCCGGAGAATACTCATAATTTAGACAACGAAGCCAAGTGCGATGAGTTACGGACTAGAGGCAGCTCACAGCTGCTAGATAGTACTGCACAACCCAAAGCCAAGCAAGATGTTCATGCAAATGTAACGCCTGAACCTGATATTGTTAGTCCAGAGCCATCTGCTGATAATAATCAACCTCATGGAGAACCAGAAGTTTTCAGATGTTTAGCATGCCTCAGCTTCTTTATTCCTAGTG GGAAATGTTTAGATATGTTCCGTTTTGATGGTGCCAGTAAGAGTGAAAGTGCACGAAATCCACCAATTATACCTGCAAGCAACTTGCAGAATCCTTCAATTCCACAAGGCTCTAATGCAAATTGGCTCACATCTCTATTTACTTGGAAGAAGGGTGGAAAAACTA GTGATGCACCCCTTGAACATTCTGGAGCTGGTTCTGCTGAGCAGCGTAACTCAACATTAAATTCTAATGATGAACCAACCTCCCTTGAAATTGGTCCTTCAAAAGGTCCACTTGCTGATACATCTGATATTAAGAATGTAAAATCTACGTCAAATATTAAGCATGGACATGGAGGGATGAATTCTCTGATTTCATCAACA AATGATTTGTCATCTATACAATCCGGTACAAAAGGTGCTGGTGATTTGATGAACGGAGTGCAGAGTGATGTGCAGAATTCCGTAGATTTTTTGGCAGAGAAACAATTACTGGCTGGAAACCAGATATTCGGtaaggaagagaaaaagaatgcaTCAGTGGACATAATTAGGACAG ATAATGCTGAAGTTATGTTGTCGGCTGCTACTACAACTGAAACAATTGAAAGGGAACCTGAATTTCTTGCTTCAACAACTGTAGGGTCTCAAGTCCTTAAGGAGTCACCAAAAGATGGAGACAAGACACCAGAAATTGTTAAGAATGGTTATTATTACTCTTTAGGACAAGGAGCACAATCACCACTTCAATCATCTGGCAGTGCAGTACTAGCAAATGGTGTAGCTAGTAATAAACAAAATTCTGGAATAGATGTTATCTTGCCATCAAAACCAAATATTATACTACTTGATAATGTGAAAAAGGAAATTGAAAAGGGAATACATCATCCTAccggaaatgaaaataaag GTGGTGATGTGATACTTGATGTAGAGAGAGGAGCATTTGAATCCACAACATCTCATACAGCAGATAATATTCCAGCTGAAGATGCTATTATAACAGAACTACAAACTCAAGTACAAAATGGTGAACAACCAAGAGATGAAGTTGGTGAACCCCAAGGATGGGAAATACTTAAAAGCATTGTCTATGGTGGTTTAGTTGAGTCAATTACTAGCCTAGGAATTGTGTCATCTGCAGTTAGTTCGGGTGCTACCCCAT TGAATATTATAGCATTGGGATTTGCAAATATCATCGGTGGACTTTTCATCCTTGGTGATAAT CTTATTGACTTGAAAAAAGATAACTCTGGAGAGGATCAAATGCAAACGAATGCGCAAAATCGGTATCAAGAATCACTAGGGCGCAGAGAGAACTTCTTGCTTCATGCTGTTGTAGCTGTTTTATCATTCCTGATATTTGGTGCTGTTCCTCTTGTTATCTATGGCCTCTTAATCAATAAGAATTACCACACCGAAGTTAAGCTCGCCACAGTAGCAGCTACATCTATTGTGTGCATCATTCTACTTGCTATTGGGAAAGTTTACACCAGCAAAGCACCCAAATCCTATATTAAAACTGTGTTATACTATGTTACATTGGCAATTTCGGCCTCAGGAGTCTCGTACATAGCAGGTAACCTAATCAAGGACTTCCTAGAGAAACTTAACCAGCCAGAATCAGGTTTTGCTATTACCATGCCCATATCAGACACAAGTATGGGATCAGCATGGATGTCTTACTGA